One part of the Suncus etruscus isolate mSunEtr1 chromosome 2, mSunEtr1.pri.cur, whole genome shotgun sequence genome encodes these proteins:
- the UBALD1 gene encoding LOW QUALITY PROTEIN: UBA-like domain-containing protein 1 (The sequence of the model RefSeq protein was modified relative to this genomic sequence to represent the inferred CDS: deleted 1 base in 1 codon), with protein sequence MSVDMDELKHQVMINQFVLTAGCAADQAKQLLQAAHWQFETALSAFFQETNIPYSHHHQMMCTPANTPATPPNFPDALTMFSRLKASESFHGGAPGSPMAAAATSPPPHLPHATTGSFTAPNWPAAASPPGGPQHYPPPPQQQQQQQQPLWTLASPSPASDWSPLAPPQAAAEARAHPAMEAER encoded by the exons atGTCGGTGGACATGGACGAGCTCAAGCACCAGGTCATGATCAACCAGTTCGTGCTCACGGCGGGCTGCGCGGCGGACCAGGCGAAGCAGCTGCTGCAGGCGGCGCACTGGCAGTTCGAG ACGGCCCTGAGTGCCTTCTTCCAGGAGACAAACATTCCCTACAGCCACCACCACCAGATG ATGTGCACTCCTGCCAACACCCCCGCCACGCCCCCCAACTTCCCCGACGCCCTCACTATGTTCTCTAGACTCAAGGCCTCCGAGAGCTTCCACGGGGGTGCACCAGGGAGCCCCATGGCGGCTGCTGCCACATCACCGCCACCTCACTTGCCCCACGCCACCACCGGCAGCTTCACAGCACCCAACTGGCCTGCTGCAGCCTCGCCCCCTGGGGGCCCACAGCACTATCCGCCGCcaccgcagcagcagcagcagcagcagcagcccctGTGGACTCTGGCGTCACCCTCCCCGGCGTCAGACTGGTCACCCCTGGCC CCCCCGCAGGCCGCGGCAGAAGCCAGGGCCCACCCTGCCATGGAGGCCGAGAGATAA